The following proteins are encoded in a genomic region of Amphiura filiformis chromosome 18, Afil_fr2py, whole genome shotgun sequence:
- the LOC140139036 gene encoding allatostatin-A receptor-like, translating to MSSMEVNSTISNGSSDVTDPQIPVFQPDLTFLIFQFYIPIVIGITGIIGNGLVCFVFLFKRKVFNSLTNNLILNQSVIDFASSVIFLLQRFAPRPGPSAPPLWQDMVCRVWGTEFFLWSFNNASTGNLILISMERYFAVCYPITHRNVFTKKRAIYICVIIYILGFVEMLYAPFYSNKYYGCYTVWENWKVQMAIGMYHFFFTYLLPLSSMIYCYANIWRSLKNRDKGREEGGGGAQFGKAKKNVTITLILVAVAFVVCWTPASVSYWLYNLRVPYDITSDMHAVFLTMVLINMCVNPFIYGWKYQPFRRQVKHIFCRFNRVGDMTSSQGNSYDTDSTT from the coding sequence ATGTCAAGCATGGAGGTTAATTCTACTATTTCAAATGGTTCCTCTGACGTAACAGATCCACAAATACCGGTTTTCCAACCAGATTTAACCTTTCTTATTTTCCAATTCTATATTCCCATTGTTATCGGAATAACGGGTATCATTGGAAACGGTCTAGTTTGTTTCGTGTTCCTATTCAAAAGAAAAGTATTCAACTCGTTGACAAACAATCTTATTTTGAATCAATCCGTCATTGATTTCGCATCGTCTGTGATTTTTCTCCTACAGCGTTTCGCGCCAAGACCAGGACCATCTGCTCCACCACTGTGGCAAGATATGGTGTGCCGTGTTTGGGGGACTGAGTTTTTCTTGTGGTCATTCAACAACGCATCTACAGGTAACCTTATCTTGATATCAATGGAACGATATTTTGCTGTTTGCTATCCCATTACTCATCGCAATGTTTTCACCAAAAAGCGCGCCATTTACATCTGCGTAATTATTTACATTCTTGGATTTGTGGAAATGTTGTACGCCCCATTTTATTCTAACAAATATTATGGTTGTTATACCGTCTGGGAAAATTGGAAAGTACAGATGGCGATCGGCATGTATCACTTCTTTTTCACCTATTTACTCCCATTATCGTCAATGATTTATTGTTATGCTAATATTTGGAGAAGTTTGAAAAACCGCGATAAAGGTCGAGAAGAAGGTGGAGGTGGCGCCCAATTTGGGAAAGCGAAGAAGAATGTTACAATCACGCTAATCCTAGTAGCAGTAGCTTTCGTCGTTTGCTGGACTCCTGCATCAGTCAGCTATTGGTTATATAACCTTAGGGTTCCCTATGACATCACGTCAGATATGCACGCGGTATTTTTGACCATGGTGCTGATCAACATGTGCGTTAACCCTTTTATATATGGGTGGAAGTACCAACCATTTCGGCGCCAAGTCAAGCATATCTTTTGCAGATTTAATCGCGTTGGTGATATGACGTCCTCACAGGGGAATTCTTATGACACGGATTCAACCACATAA
- the LOC140139038 gene encoding tachykinin-like peptides receptor 86C codes for MEVNSTISNGSSDVTDRQIPVFQPDLTFLIFQFYIPIIIGITGIVGNGLVCFVFLFKRKVFNSLTNNLILNQSVIDFASSVIFLFQRFAPRPGPSAPPLWQDIVCRIWGSEFILWSFNNTSTGNLILISMERFFAVCYPVTHRNVFTKKRAIYICVIIYILGFLEMWFAPFYSNKYYGCYTVWENWKVQMAIGMYHFFLTYLLPLSSMIYCYANIWRSLKNRDKGREEGGGGAQFGKAKKNVTITLILVAVAFVVCWTPASVSYWLYNLRVPYDITSDMHAVFLTMVLINMCVNPFIYGWKYQPFRREIKHIFCRFNRVGDMTSSQGNSNDTDSTT; via the coding sequence ATGGAGGTCAATTCTACTATTTCAAATGGTTCCTCTGACGTAACAGATCGACAAATACCGGTTTTCCAACCAGATTTAACCTTTCTTATTTTCCAATTCTATATTCCTATTATTATCGGAATCACGGGTATCGTTGGAAATGGTCTGGTTTGTTTCGTGTTCCTCTTCAAAAGAAAAGTATTCAACTCGTTGACAAACAATCTTATTTTGAATCAATCCGTCATTGATTTCGCGTCGTCTGTGATTTTTCTCTTTCAGCGTTTCGCGCCAAGACCAGGACCATCTGCTCCACCTCTGTGGCAAGATATCGTATGTCGTATTTGGGGGAGTGAATTTATATTGTGGTCATTTAACAACACATCTACGGGTAaccttattttgatatcaatggaACGATTTTTTGCCGTTTGCTATCCCGTTACTCATCGCAATGTTTTCACCAAAAAGCGCGCCATTTACATCTGCGTAATTATTTACATTCTTGGATTTCTGGAAATGTGGTTCGCGCCATTTTATTCTAACAAATATTATGGTTGTTACACAGTCTGGGAAAATTGGAAAGTACAGATGGCGATCGGCATGTATCACTTCTTTTTAACCTATTTACTCCCATTATCGTCAATGATTTATTGTTATGCTAATATTTGGAGAAGTTTGAAAAACCGCGATAAAGGTCGAGAAGAAGGTGGAGGTGGCGCCCAATTTGGGAAAGCGAAGAAGAATGTTACAATCACGCTAATCCTAGTAGCGGTAGCTTTCGTCGTTTGCTGGACTCCTGCATCAGTCAGCTATTGGTTATATAACCTTAGGGTTCCCTATGACATCACGTCAGATATGCACGCGGTATTTTTGACCATGGTGCTGATCAACATGTGCGTTAACCCTTTCATATATGGGTGGAAGTACCAACCATTTCGGCgggaaattaaacatattttctGCAGATTTAATCGCGTTGGTGATATGACGTCTTCACAGGGGAATTCTAATGACACGGATTCAACCACATAA